A genomic segment from Octopus sinensis linkage group LG4, ASM634580v1, whole genome shotgun sequence encodes:
- the LOC118763013 gene encoding zinc finger BED domain-containing protein 5-like encodes MKWIENQVIERIRGNLFFSLQLDESTDIQGLCQLLIFVRYTWNFVPHEDMLFCEPVSRSTSDEIFNTVNTYIRAKNLDWHKCLGICTDGARAMCSRNSGVVTRILELNPNASWTHCNLLRAALVSKHISDNFENVLNTSVKIVNFIKSKPLQSHLFEKLCEEMGSDHKSLLLHAEIQWLSRGKVLTRLAELREEVAIFLEDKSDFAKYLHDKEFVLRLTYLADIFSKLNDLNLYLQGTEGISIFAIHEKIRGFMKKLVLWKNHINNQNYDCFETFETFVMENKAKVDDGLIIEISEHLNKLNESFEFYFHKEMNTMQQKRWIMNPFQPDVTTGISTKVDEELIDLSEDSSLKMTFNTQKLVQFWASLQTSYPIISTEALKVLLPFTSSYISEAGFSAMVGIKSKYRNKLQLSNSLLLKLSRIEPDVNSIIERSKKQAHPSHRPH; translated from the coding sequence ATGAAATGGATAGAAAATCAAGTTATTGAACGGATTCgtggaaatctttttttttctttacaactcGATGAATCTACTGACATACAAGGTTTGTGCCAGCTACTTATTTTTGTACGTTACACATGGAACTTTGTACCTCATGAAGATATGTTATTCTGTGAACCTGTCAGTCGAAGTACCAGCGATGAAATTTTTAATACAGTTAATACTTACATTAGAGCAAAAAATCTTGATTGGCATAAATGTCTCGGAATATGTACAGACGGCGCACGGGCTATGTGCAGTAGAAATAGTGGTGTGGTGACCAGAATACTTGAACTTAATCCCAATGCATCATGGACTCACTGTAACCTTCTCAGGGCAGCATTAGTATCAAAACATATATCtgataattttgaaaatgttttgaataCTTCAGTCAAAATAGTGAACTTTATTAAGTCAAAGCCTTTGCAATCACACCTATTTGAGAAGTTGTGCGAAGAGATGGGAAGTGATCATAAATCACTTCTTTTGCACGCAGAAATACAATGGCTCTCTAGGGGAAAAGTGTTAACAAGACTTGCAGAACTCCGCGAAGAAGTAGCCATATTTTTAGAAGATAAAAGCGATTTTGCGAAATATTTGCACGACAAAGAATTTGTTCTGAGGCTTACGTATTTGGCAGATATTTTTTCGAAATTAAACGACCTGAATTTGTATTTACAAGGAACAGAAGGTATCAGTATATTTGCAATTCATGAGAAAATTCGAGGTTTTATGAAAAAACTTGTCTTGTGGAAAAATCATATTAACAACCAAAATTATGACTGTTTTGAaacatttgaaacttttgtaatgGAGAATAAAGCAAAAGTTGATGATGGTCTAATCATTGAGATATCTGAACACTTGAATAAGTTAAATgaaagttttgaattttattttcataaagagaTGAATACTATGCAACAGAAAAGATGGATTATGAACCCCTTTCAGCCTGACGTGACGACTGGGATATCAACAAAAGTCGATGAGGAACTTATCGATTTATCCGAAGACTCTTCCTTGAAAATGACTTTTAACACCCAAAAATTGGTACAGTTCTGGGCGTCTCTTCAAACCTCGTACCCAATCATTTCCACCGAAGCATTAAAAGTACTTCTCCCTTTCACGTCATCTTATATTAGTGAAGCTGGATTTTCAGCAATGGTTGGGATTAAAAGCAAATATCGAAATAAACTGCAGCTCTCAAATTCTTTACTCCTGAAACTATCGCGCATTGAACCTGATGTTAATTCTATTATTGAGCGTAGCAAGAAACAGGCTCATCCTTCTCACAGGCCTCACTGA